A window of Kribbella sp. NBC_00382 genomic DNA:
AGTCAAGGTGGGCCACGGAGATCAGGCCATGACGCGTTACTGGATATCTCGGTCGAGAGCCAGGAGGCGGGCACCATCGTCGTGACGATGCTCGGAGTGCTCTCCTTTGCGACAGTGCCGAGAGTGCGAGCCGCGTTGCAGAAGTGCCTTGCGGAGCAACCTGTCTGCGTCGTGGTGGACCTGCAACTGGTCGCGGTCCAGCATCTGGCTGCGCTGAACGTGTTCGCGACGGCAGCCAGGCAGGCAACCGTCTGGTCAGGAACGCAAGTGATCCTGATCGCCAGTCCCGCGCAGGACAGCCGGCTGAAGCCACGGCTGCGAACGCTGGGCCGATTCGTCCGGATCTGTCCGACGATGAACCATGCCATGGCCGCTGCGCAGCGACGCCCGATTCGCTTGCTGTCGGTGCGCGCCCTAGCGGGTCATCCGGCCGCCGCGGCCACGGCTCGCCGGCACGTCCGCGAGATCTGCGAACGATGGGAGTGCCCGGAACTGGTCGAGGATGCCGTGCTCGTCGCCGACGAACTCGCCAGCCATGTGGTGATGAGCACCGGAATGGATTCCATCCTGAAAATGGAGCTGCGCCGCGGTCTGCTGACGGTGTCGGTGACCGCCGGTCGGACCGGCCGCGGACCCCAACCCGCTTTCGGTGCGTCAGCGTTCCAGATGGTGTCCACACTGGCCGCGGCCTGGGGATCGACGCCGGCGCAGAACGGCACGACGGTCACCTGGGTCGTTCTCCGGAACCCGACCGGAATCTAGCCGACCTTGATGTCGACGCTGTGCAGGCCGGTCGAGCCGTCCGGCGCGGGCGCGGCTTGCGCCTCGATCTGAGGATTGCCCTTGGCATCGAACGCGCGGACCTGCAGGACATGGTTGCCGCGCGGCGCGTCCCAGGTCCAGTGCCACTGCCGCCAGGTGTCGATCGACGCATCGGCGGCCAGCTCAGCCTGTTGCCATTGGCCACCATCGACGCGGACCTCGACCTTCGAGACGCCAACATGCTGATCCCACGCGACCCCGGCGACCGTCACCTGACCGGTCGACGCCTTCGATCGCGGTACGTCGATCCGCGACGACAACTTGATCGGCCCCTTCTCCGACCACCCGCGCGGCGTCCAGTACGCCTCGAACTGATCGAACCGGGTCACCTCGATCTCCGCCAGCCACTTCGTCGCCGACACATACCCATACAGACCCGGTACGACGATCCGCACCGGGAACCCATGCTCGACCGGCAACGGCTGCCCGTTCATCGCGAACGCGAGCATCGACTCCCGATCATCGGTCAGCGCGCCCAGCGGCGTACCGGCGGTGAATCCGTCCTTCGACGTCGACTTGATCGCATCGGCATCGGCTGACACGCCCGCCTCGGCCAGCAGGTCCTTGAGCAGGACGCCGGACCAGAGCGCGTTGCCGATCAGATCACCGCCGACCTCGTTGCTCACACACGTCAACGTGACCCACTTGTGTACGACCTTGCGCTTCAGCAGATCGGCGAAGTTCAGGTTGATCTCCCGATCGACCATGCCGTGGATGCGCAGTGTCCAGTCGGCCGGCATGATCAACGGCACGGACAGCGCCGTGTCGATCCGGTAGAAGTCCTCGTTCGGCGTCGCCCAAGGACCAGCACCAGCAGCCTGTACTCCGGCCGGCGGGTCGAGGCTCGGCGGCAACGGCAACTGGAGCGCGTCGCGGGCGTCCGTGACGGCTGCCCGGTGGCCGCCGACGACCCGGCCGAGGGCGCCGACCGCGATGGTACCGAGGGTCACACCGGCCGAGAGCTGGAGAAAGCCCCGGCGGCTGACGCCGTCTTCAGGGTCTCTGACGAGTCCGGACAGCCTGGTGGCGAAGAGCCGGAGGATGAGCAGTGCGGTGATACCGGCGACGAACGACGGGGCGAATCCGGTCTGGCCGGTGTCGGGCCTCGTTGCCGCGGCGATCACGGCGAAGCCGGCGAGCACGATGACGACGGCCGCGCCCGCCCAGTACCGGAGTACGGACAGAACGCCGCCCACTGCGGCGAGGGCGAGCAGGACGATGAGGATGCCGGTCTTGAGGGCGAGCTTGTCGTGCGTCCCGAAGAGCGAGATCGCGAGGTCCTTCAGCCACGGCGGGACACGGTCGATGAACGCCGAGCCGATCGCCACGACGGGCGTCTGGCGGGTGCCGAGCAGCGCGGCCGCGACCGAGCCCGCGGCGAGACCTGCGACGGCGGCGAGGATGCCGCCCGCGGCCGCTCTGAGGAAGAGTCCTCGCCGGCCTGGTCGCGCTGGACCGTCGCTACTACCAGGGTCGCTCAGGGAAGACCGGACCAAAGGATGGTTCACAGCTCAACCATCGCTCGGAGCGGCGTCCGACACCAGCCAGACGCCGCATCCGTTAGTAGCGGGTAATGCGAGGGGTGGTTCAGATCCGGTCGGCCGCGGAGAGCGAACCGAGGTTGGGCCGGCCGTTGGGCCAGCGACGGGCGTTGTCGCGAACGCGACGGAGCTTGCCGAGGACGAGCTCCCGCTCGTCCGCCAGCTGGGACATCCACAGGCTGTCGATCTCCAGGAGGTGGTCCGGCAGCGCTTCGCGAAGCCGCCGCTTTCCCTCCTCCGTGAGGACCGCGTACGAGCCGCGGGCGTCATCGGGACAAGGTTCCCGGCGCACCAGACCGAGGTTCTCGGCGCGGTCGACCAGCCGGGTGATGCCGCCGGTGGTGACGGTCAGCTCCCGGGCGAGTGAGGTGAGACGCTGCTTCTCCCCGTGGCTGCGGGCAAGCCGCAGCAACAGTTCGAACATTGCCATTTGCAGACCACTGCGCTTGAGGGAATGGCGCATCAGGTGATCGAGTTCGGCTGCTGCTTCACGCAGCAGGCCGTACGCGGTGATCACGTCGCTTTCCCAAGGTTCGGCGGCGTGAGTGGGTTCTGCATCGGCGAGCGCTAGGGGCGAGCAAAGCGAAGGCGCGATGGTCATGCGCGGACTCTATTAGCTGACGCGGTGACTTCGCTACACGGGGTGACCTATCGGCTACAGGTCGAGATCCGATTGATGACTGATTGAGCGTGACTGAGGCCCGTTCAGGTGCTGCCTGTGGATAACTTCCGCGGCGGCCGGCCGATTTTTGCCAGGCTTCCTCTTGTCAGTCCGACGAGGGGAAAGCAGGAGTTTCCGATGACCGAGCCAGCAGAGAAGTCCCCGTACGGCCCAGGCTTCATCGCCGCCTGCATCACCCTCACCGCCATCCTCGCCTGCGGCGCTCTGCTCCTCCTCACCAACCCCTCCGACACCGATCCGGCCAGCTCGGTCGTCGGCGCCCAGCCCTCCCAACCGACTTCCAGTCAGCGAGGGGGCGCCTCGAGTACCGCCCAGCCCGTAGCCCAGCCGAGCAGCTCGACATCGACGGGGTCCTCCGGTACTTCGAGCAGCTGCGGCCTGGCTGATGGCGACCAAGCCGTCCCGTCCAACCGGCCGCCGAAGGCTGACTTGTGGGAGATCAGCCGGCGAGTGGTGGTGCCGCGCTCATCGGCGTACGGGCCGGGGAAGACCGACCCGGACGGCTTCCGGAGGTGCTTCGCGCATTCGCCGACCGGCGCGGTCTACGCGGCGTACAACGTGATCGCCGCGCTGGCCGATCAGAGCAGGATCCTCCCGACCGCGACCAAACTGATGGTCCCCGGCCGCGACACCGACCTCCTGCTGCAGGAGGTGCGGAAGGAAACGGCCGACACGGCGTCGGCACCGGCGCAGGTTGCCGGCTACCGAATCGTCGACGCCGGCCGCGACCGCGTCACGATCATGCTCGCGATGCCGGTGAAGACGGAGTTCATGAGCGGCACCTTCACGCTGACCTGGCGCAACGGCGACTGGAAGCTGGTACCGCCACCGGACGCCGCCGCGGTCGGTACGCCGTATTCGCAGCACCACAACCTCAACGACTTCGTGGCCTGGAGCGGTGTCTGATGTGCGGAAAAGTCGACATCGGCTGCAAGGTCAGCGAGGGCCTCGGCAACGTGATCAGCAACGCCGCCGAAGGACTGGTCCGCCAGCTGTCCGACTCCGTGCTCTCGGTCCTGCACTCGCAGGCGACCTTCTGGATCCAGATCAAAGGCCCGACGCTGGCCACCGAGGACGCCAAGGGGCACTGGAAGAACCAGGACACGATCTCTTTCCTGCAGACGCACACCTTCTGGCTGACCACCACCTTGTTCGGGCTGGCGATCATGATCGCCGGGATCAGGATCGCCTGGGAACAACGGGGCGACCCGCTCAGACAGTTGCTCAAGGCAATGATGACGTTCGTGCTGGTGTCCGCGGCCGGTACCGCGACCCTGCAACTGCTGTCCGCGTGGTCGGACGCCTTCGCCAACAGCATCGTCACGGCGGCACTACCGCCGGATACGTCGTTCGAGGGCGCGATGAAAGGGGTGATGATGCAGGACGGCAGTCAGATTGCCCAGCGGATGCCGCTCTTCCTGATCATCTTCTCCGCCTTGGGGGTGCTGTTCGGTTCGCTCATCCAGATCGTGCTGCTGCTGATCCGTTCGGCGATGCTCGTGCTGCTGGCCGGCCTCTTCCCGCTGGCAGCGGTCGCGACGCACACCGAACTCGGCAAGGCCTGGTTCAAGAAGTTCTGCGGCTGGGCGCTGGCGTTCATCGCGTACAAACCCGCGGCCGCGCTGATCTACGCGGCGGCGATCCGGATGACTCACGACGGCATGATCAACTCCAGCGGTGACGGCCTGGTGCAGACGCTGACCGGGATGATGATGCTCGGCCTGGCCGTCGTCGCACTCCCCGCTCTGCTCCGCTTCACTGTCCCACTGACCGCCGCCGCAGCAGGCGGCAGCTCAGGCAGCGGCGCTGCAGCCCTCGACCCAGGCGGCCTCGCCTCCGGCGCCATCAACGTCGGCCGCTCATCGGGCTCCGGCTCCGGCGGTGGCATGGGCGGCGGAGGAGGCGGCAAGTCCGGCGGGGGAGGCGGCAGTGCCAGTGCAGGCACCGGCGGAGGCGCATCGGGCGCCGTCGGTGCGGGCGCAGCAGCCGCGGGCGTGGGCGTCGCCATGTCCGCCACCAAGAAGGCAGCCGGTTCGATCGCCGGCGCAGTCTCCCACTCAGCAGGCGAGGCAGGCGGCGGCTCAGGTTCCTCCTCCAGCAGCGCCCCCGCCGGTGGCTCTCGCTCAGGCTCCGGCGGTTCGCGGCCCAGCGCTCCCCGCCCAAGGGCCTCCGGAGGCGGCTCGAGAGGCGGTTCCAGTGGAGGCTCCGGCGGCTCAGGCGGAGGTGGTGGCGGTGGTGGCAGTGGAGGTGGGGCCAGACCTACCGGCTCCCGAGGCGCCCCACTCCGCACCAACTCGCCACCCCCACCACCGGGCTCCTCAACCCCGGACCCCTCAGGCCCCTCCGGCAACTGGTAACCCCAGCTCCAACCCCCCAGCCCCAGCCGAGCCCCCAGCTCCAAGGCATCGGGCGGCAATTGCCAACCGTCGGCGGTTGATCGGGTGGGACGTGGGGAGGCGGGGTGGTCGTAACCTGCGCGTCTTCTGAGGTCCACGTGGTTGAAACATGTGCTTCTTACCTTGAGAGCCCAGGTCGGCCGTGCGAGGCGGGTGAGGTTCCATGTACGAGCACGTTGACCCGTTCATCGGGACCGGCGCCACCGAGCTGCCCACGCCGAATGGCCTGGCAGGGACCTGGTGGTGGCCCAAGCCGCAGGTCGGCAACACCCACCCGGGCGCCATGCACCCGTTCGGGATGGTGTCGGCGACCCCGTACTCCGGCGCCTACCCGACCGGCTACGGACTGTACGACTTCAACACCGAGGGCGTGCCCGGCCAGTTGTACGACCGCCCGGTCGCCTCCGGCTTCACCCACTTCCAGCAGTCCGGCACCGGCGCGATCCGCAAGTACTACAACTACTTCCGCGTCACCCCGATGCTCGGCCCGCTCGATGACCTGGGCACCACCTGGGACCTCCTGGACGAGGTGGCCGAGCCCGGCTACTACGCAGCGACGCTGAGCTCAGGAGTCCGTTGCGAGGTGACGGTCGGCCCCAAGTCAGCCGTGCACCGCTACACCTTCCCGGCGAATGACGCCGCCCGCATCGTCATCGACGCCTCGACCGGCGGCCTCGCCATCCCGCACAGCCAGACCGTGCCGCTGAAGGCCCACCTGGCGATGCTGCAGCCGGGGGTAGCGCAGGGCGAGATCCACGTCGAGGGCGTTCCGCTAGCCGTCCACCTCGAGGTCGACGCCCCCGGCTGGCGGCAGGCTCTCTGGTACGACCGGCGCCTGATGCCCGGCGGCACCCGACTCGACTTCGACTACATCCGGCCGACCACCCTGCGGCCGTTCGGGCTGATCTTCATGGGCCCCTCGCGCGCCGAGCAGACCGTCGAAGTACGGCTGGGGTTCTCCCTGCGCGGGTGTGAGACGGCCCGCGACAACCTGCACACGGACGTCGGCCGCAACCAGGCCACCTTCGCCGCACGGCGCGACGAGACGGCAGCCACCTGGCGCGACCACCTCGGCAAGATCGAGATCAAGGCCGAATCCGACGACCAGGCAACGGTTTTCGGCACCGCGCTCTACCACTCGCTGGTCAAGCCGTGCTTCGCCCCGGACGAGAGCCCGTGGACGACCGAAGGCCCGTACGCGTTCGACATCTGCACCATGTGGGACATCTACCGCACCCAGTTGCCGCTGATGACCACGCTGTTCCCGGAGCGTTCGGTCGCGCTGGCCAACTCGATGCTGTCGATCTGCGAGCAGGAGGGCAACCTGCCGATCGGCTACCGGATGGCGAAGGGCGCTGACCGGTTCTCCCGGCAGGGCAGCGCTCTCGCACATACGTTCCTCGCCGACCTGTGCCAACTGGATCTGCCCGGAATCGACTGGGACTGGGCCATGGTGCACCTGGAGATGGACCTGCGCCGGACGTACGGCGAGGACTACCTCGTGCACGGTGTGGCGCACCCGATCAGCCACACCCTCGACCTGGCGTACGCCTACCACTGCACCGCGGCGATCGCCCGCAAGGTACGCGACCGGACACTGGCCCAGCAGATGAGCGACCTCGCCCATGGCTGGCGGGCCGCGTACGACCCCGGC
This region includes:
- a CDS encoding molybdopterin-dependent oxidoreductase — its product is MNHPLVRSSLSDPGSSDGPARPGRRGLFLRAAAGGILAAVAGLAAGSVAAALLGTRQTPVVAIGSAFIDRVPPWLKDLAISLFGTHDKLALKTGILIVLLALAAVGGVLSVLRYWAGAAVVIVLAGFAVIAAATRPDTGQTGFAPSFVAGITALLILRLFATRLSGLVRDPEDGVSRRGFLQLSAGVTLGTIAVGALGRVVGGHRAAVTDARDALQLPLPPSLDPPAGVQAAGAGPWATPNEDFYRIDTALSVPLIMPADWTLRIHGMVDREINLNFADLLKRKVVHKWVTLTCVSNEVGGDLIGNALWSGVLLKDLLAEAGVSADADAIKSTSKDGFTAGTPLGALTDDRESMLAFAMNGQPLPVEHGFPVRIVVPGLYGYVSATKWLAEIEVTRFDQFEAYWTPRGWSEKGPIKLSSRIDVPRSKASTGQVTVAGVAWDQHVGVSKVEVRVDGGQWQQAELAADASIDTWRQWHWTWDAPRGNHVLQVRAFDAKGNPQIEAQAAPAPDGSTGLHSVDIKVG
- a CDS encoding MarR family winged helix-turn-helix transcriptional regulator, translated to MTIAPSLCSPLALADAEPTHAAEPWESDVITAYGLLREAAAELDHLMRHSLKRSGLQMAMFELLLRLARSHGEKQRLTSLARELTVTTGGITRLVDRAENLGLVRREPCPDDARGSYAVLTEEGKRRLREALPDHLLEIDSLWMSQLADERELVLGKLRRVRDNARRWPNGRPNLGSLSAADRI
- a CDS encoding glycoside hydrolase domain-containing protein; translated protein: MYEHVDPFIGTGATELPTPNGLAGTWWWPKPQVGNTHPGAMHPFGMVSATPYSGAYPTGYGLYDFNTEGVPGQLYDRPVASGFTHFQQSGTGAIRKYYNYFRVTPMLGPLDDLGTTWDLLDEVAEPGYYAATLSSGVRCEVTVGPKSAVHRYTFPANDAARIVIDASTGGLAIPHSQTVPLKAHLAMLQPGVAQGEIHVEGVPLAVHLEVDAPGWRQALWYDRRLMPGGTRLDFDYIRPTTLRPFGLIFMGPSRAEQTVEVRLGFSLRGCETARDNLHTDVGRNQATFAARRDETAATWRDHLGKIEIKAESDDQATVFGTALYHSLVKPCFAPDESPWTTEGPYAFDICTMWDIYRTQLPLMTTLFPERSVALANSMLSICEQEGNLPIGYRMAKGADRFSRQGSALAHTFLADLCQLDLPGIDWDWAMVHLEMDLRRTYGEDYLVHGVAHPISHTLDLAYAYHCTAAIARKVRDRTLAQQMSDLAHGWRAAYDPGTGLLRDSTFYEGGRWNYSFRLLHDMRARIAMAGGDEAFVGLLDRFFGYGAAPVTQPGVRPNVAEMDAGYSLYRFEGLNNEPDYEAPWSYHYAGRPDRTAEVVHAAIANQFGTGRGGLPGNDDSGGLSAWYVWATLGLFPVAGQNLFLVSAPAVAESTIRLPESDLSITTTGLEPVEAGGPVSYVQSIAVDGKTLERPWISGRELRHIRNLHIELGPRPSGWGTQIRPPSTSDPLHTAGGEA